Proteins encoded by one window of Amaranthus tricolor cultivar Red isolate AtriRed21 chromosome 4, ASM2621246v1, whole genome shotgun sequence:
- the LOC130810453 gene encoding protein NUCLEAR FUSION DEFECTIVE 4-like codes for MVTNTERLRAFFNNRWLVFVASMWVQSVAGVGYLFGSISPIIKGTMGYNQKQISYLGVVKNLGDCIGFAAGALSEILPFWGVLLVGVLQNFFGYGFLWLIISNKWTSLPLWVLCIAIFVGNNGETYYNTAALVSCVLNFPDNRGSIVGILKGFSGLSGAILSQTYHIFSATNRASLILTIAVCPSIVVLTLMFAIRFVDENRQKRPSDKLSFSFVYGICLILAAYLMGSLLLEDHMIPSLSILCSIILLIILLLPLIVPITLTFSSQVHDPIEETLIPESRKYTYEETEPIMSDEERRKRVPKLGENHTFKETLLTTEFWLMFVSLILGSGCGITIIDNMGQICESLGYSNTRIFVSIISICNFLGRVVGGYFSELVVRHYAYPRLVALAIVQFILGIGLLYYTMGWPASIYTLTVLTSLGYGAHWAILPAAVSEMFGLKSFGALYNLVTLATPIGSFVFSSGLASRIYDYNAEEQAKMQLRNEEDSLTCMGSVCYSQTCAILCLVICVAIVLSLIVVRRTRCIYKHLYEKL; via the exons ATGGTGACTAATACAGAGAGATTAAGGGCATTTTTCAATAACAGATGGCTTGTATTTGTGGCTTCAATGTGGGTACAATCAGTAGCAGGAGTTGGGTATTTATTTGGAAGCATATCCCCAATAATTAAGGGTACTATGGGATATAATCAGAAGCAAATTTCTTATTTGGGTGTGGTTAAAAACTTGGGAGATTGTATTGGATTTGCTGCTGGTGCTTTGTCTGAGATTTTGCCATTTTGGGGTGTTTTATTAGTTGGGGTTTTGCAGAATTTTTTTGGGTATGGATTTTTATGGCTCATTATCTCCAATAAATGGACTAGTTTACCTTTATGGGTG CTTTGCATTGCAATATTTGTAGGAAACAATGGTGAAACTTATTATAACACAGCTGCCTTAGTCTCATGTGTGCTGAACTTTCCTGATAATCGTGGCTCGATTGTTGGGATTTTGAAAGGATTTTCTGGGTTAAGCGGAGCAATTTTAAGCCAAACGTATCACATCTTTAGTGCTACCAATCGCGCTTCACTCATCTTAACAATAGCAGTTTGTCCCTCAATTGTTGTTCTTACCCTAATGTTTGCTATTAGATTTGTCGATGAAAATCGACAAAAGAGGCCTTCTGATAAGTTAAGCTTCTCTTTTGTCTATGGAATTTGCCTTATTTTGGCTGCTTATTTGATGGGTTCATTACTTCTTGAAGACCATATGATCCCATCTTTGAGCATATTGTGCTCTATAATCTTGCTCATAATCTTGCTTCTCCCATTGATTGTGCCTATTACGTTGACGTTTTCTTCACAAGTGCACGATCCTATCGAAGAAACCTTGATACCCGAATCAAGAAAATATACATATGAAGAAACCGAACCCATCATGAGTGATGAAGAGAGGAGGAAAAGAGTTCCAAAACTAGGAGAAAATCACACCTTTAAGGAAACATTATTGACAACAGAGTTTTGGCTTATGTTTGTTTCTCTTATCTTGGGTTCTGGTTGTGGTATTACCATTATTGATAATATGGGCCAAATATGTGAATCTCTCGGGTATTCCAACACTCGAATCTTTGTCTCGATCATTAGCATCTGCAACTTTCTTGGTCGCGTTGTTGGTGGATACTTCTCTGAGCTAGTGGTTAG ACACTACGCGTATCCTAGGCTTGTGGCATTGGCCATTGTACAATTCATCCTAGGAATCGGGCTACTATACTACACGATGGGATGGCCTGCATCGATTTATACATTAACAGTGCTAACTTCTCTTGGTTATGGAGCACATTGGGCGATTTTACCAGCAGCAGTTTCGGAGATGTTTGGGTTGAAAAGCTTTGGTGCTTTGTATAATCTCGTTACACTTGCAACGCCTATTGGTTCTTTCGTTTTCTCGAGTGGATTGGCAAGTCGAATATACGACTACAATGCCGAGGAACAAgctaaaatgcaacttagaaaTGAAGAAGATTCGCTCACTTGTATGGGCAGTGTATGTTATTCTCAAACATGTGCTATTTTGTGTTTGGTTATTTGTGTAGCTATTGTACTAAGTCTGATTGTTGTTAGGCGCACTAGGTGCATTTATAAACATCTTTATGAGAAATTATGA